DNA from Brucella melitensis bv. 1 str. 16M:
CGTGTACCTCATCTCAGAACAAACGAATCCATCATCGAACCGACCAGTTCGGGAAATTTAGTAACCCGTAAACCGGGTCATTTCCATTGTCGCCAAGCCCGCATTCACAAACAAATTTCATAACGTTGCAGAATTGTACCAATTCCCGAATTAAAATTCGAACTGCTCTTCACACTCGAAACCGGGGAGCGGTTTGATCGCTGCATTGAAAACGGTACGCCCGGAAGCCACGCCGCTTTCCTTGACGTAAAGACGCGCAACGCCCGCATTTCCACGGCCTTCGACCGCAACCAGGCGACCGCCTTCCTTGAGCTGATTGAACAGAACGTCCGGGACGAAATCAACTGCACCTTCGATGAAAATAACATCATAGGGTGCTTCGGACGGATAGCCTGCCCTCAACTCGCCCGAAACGATCACAACGTTGTCATAACCGAATTCCTGAAGACGCGCCGTTGCGGCGGCTGCAAGCGAGGAATCGCTTTCCAAACCGATGACCGATCCAGCCAATTGGGAAAGGACAGCCGCCGAATAGCCGGATGCGCAGCCGATATCGAGAACGACATCGCTCTTGCTGACACGGGCAAGCTGCACAAGCTTGGCGAAGGGCGAAGGCTCCATGATATAACGCGGGGCCGGGCCTTCGCTTTCCAGAAGCTGATCTTCATCGATATAGGCCAGAGCCTGACGGCTTGCCGGAACGAATGCCTCGCGCGGAACGGTCAGAAACGCATCGATAACCGCCAGATCAGTCACGTCCGTCGTGCGGATCTGGTTATCGACCATCTTTGTGCGAAGATCCTGGAAATCGGCTACCATAGCCCTAAACCCTTCCTTATCGCGTCAATGCGATGTTTCATGCCTGCTGGCATCCTGTGATCGAAACCGTTACAGCCGGACCAAAACTGCCCCGCCTCACCCGGCTTCGCAACACGGCGATACCATAAACGAGATTTGCCGTTGATGTGGCAAAAATCGCCGTTCCAGTCAATCAAACACAGATATTGTGCGCTACACAGCATTTGCGGCTCATCGTCTCGCCCCCCCCTCGAATTTGCCGCGTGAAACAACGAAAATGCCGGGAAGCATCTGGCTTCCCGGCACCTACAATTTGCCGGACCGGTTTACAAGCAGGTCCAAAATCACATTATTGCGCGCTCGTCGCAGGATAGCCCGCTGCCGCCAATGCGGAAAGAACCGCTTCCGGCGCAACCGTACCGCCGTAGGCGACTTCCTTGTTTGCAAGATCAACGACAACCGGCGCTTCGGCATCAAGCTTGCGCAAGGCCGCAGTCACCGCTTCCGCGCAGCCGCCGCATTTCATCTTGGGGATGGAAAACTTCATCATTTGCTAAACTCCTTTCAGCTTGACCCGCATCATGCAGCTTCCCATCGTGGCAAGGTCAAGCGAAAAAATCAGACCGGCCGTCACGGAGCCTCGCAAGTCTCCGGCACACTCTTTTCAAGGCTCAGAGGCGACCGGGTCAAGGAGCCGGTCATGATCTCCATTGGCTTGAATGGTGGTTCTTCCTGCATGGAGGGATTTGTGAGATGAATGGTGTAGCAGCCTGTAAAAACTTCTTTTTTCCCGTCTTCATCTTCCGCCTCAATTGCCAGCGGCTGGCTCCAGTAAATCTGGCCCGCACCCGGATCCGGCTCGGTCTTGCGGAGGGCAACCTTCACACTCTTGGTCTTCTCATACCCTTTGACAAAGGTTTTGAAGTCCGGTTCCCGTCCTTCTTCCGAATAATAACTATAGGCGCGCGTATATTCCTTGCGGTTGATCGCATTGTAATAGGATTCCATCAGCGCCTGCGGGGTCGAACGGTCATCGCGATAATCCGGCATGGCCAGCCCGCCAGCCGCGTCCTGCGTCTGTTCGGATGGCTTCGTCTCTTCGACGGGCTTTACGGGATCAGCCTTCTGTTCGCTTCTGGCTGGTTCATTTTTGGCCGCAGGCTCCTTGGGCTTATCCTGCGCCTGCGCAACGGATGCAGCCAGAAAAGTCGCGAAAGCAACCAGTACCAGAGGTTTTATCCGATCATTCGACATCCGCTTTTCCTTATCCTGGCACTATCCGTTTGCAGGGCACGCGAACCGCACTCCTGATTTGGTGTCTTGCAGCAAAGATGTTACAACACTAACTATAGTGAAAACGTGGCAAAAGTGGTTTTAAGCCGCTTGCCTCACAGCAGACTGGATGATTCTCCAGCCATATGCCAGCCAGTACCGGAAGAGTTTGAGATGGGCCGTTTTGCAGTCATAACGCTTACAGACGCCGCGGCAAACCGCGTCCACGAGATCATGACCTCGCGTGAAGATGCGCTTGGGATCCGCGTCGGCGTGAAAAAGGGCGGCTGTGCAGGTATGGAATATACGATCGAACTCGTCACCGAGGCAAAAGCCGGCGACGACCTGATCGAAAAGGACGGCGCGAAAGTTTTCATTGCCCCGGAAGCCGTTCTTTTTCTTCTGGGAACGCAGATGGATTTTGAAGTCACAACGCTGCGCACGGGGTTTGTCTTCAACAACCCCAACCAGACCTCCGCCTGCGGCTGTGGCGAATCCGTCGAGTTGAAACCCGCCTCGCCAGAAAGCCTGCGCCAGATGCAGGGTACAGCCTGATTCCGCCAAACGGCGCTACGCAGACGGACGACGAAACGCTCCGCGAGCTTCTCTGCATGGGCTTGAGCCAAGCCTTACTGGAATATTCCCGCGAAAACCTTTGACGATCCTGGCATAATAGGCGATTGGGCGCGCCTTGCCTGTGAACCGGCACAAAGGTCGAGCCCAGGAAGCAAACAAACAAAAGCGCCGGTCTGACCAGACAGACCGGCGCTTTTGTTATTCTGCTTACCCGATCACACGCCGGTTGGAATCAGCATGAAGGCCGGAATATCGTTTCCAAAACCAACCGGAGCCGGACCGTCATCATCGCGATCACGGCGGCGCTTGTGCTGTTCGGTCTGCGGCTTGCCGCGGCGTTCTTCATTTGATGAACGAATCGCTTCGCGACGGTGTTGATTTTCAATAACCGGCTGCGGTTGTCCGGCCGGATCAACGGTTTTAGCCGCAACAGGCTTGCTGGCCTTTTCCTTCGGCTTTTCCTTGCCCTTGCCGCGCGCGTTGCGTCCCTTGCGTGGCTGCTCATCAGCCTCCTCGGATACGGCCAGCGTGGACAGATCGCCATCGTGCCACTCGATCTTTTCGCCGATCATGCTTTCGATCGCCGCGAGATATTTGGTGTCAGACGAGGTCACAATAGTGAACGCCTTGCCGGAACGGCCCGCACGGCCCGTGCGGCCGATGCGATGGACATAATCTTCCGCATGGATAGGGACATCGAAGTTGAACACATGGCTTACATCGGGAATATCGAGGCCACGTGCGGCAACATCGGATGCTACCAGAAGGCGCAGCTTGCCATCCTTGAAACTGGACAGCATGGCCATGCGAGCCCGCTGGTCCATGTCTCCATGCAAGGCGCCGGCATCGAATTCATGGCGCGTCAGCGAGCGGAAAAGCTCCGAGACGTCCTTCTTGCGGTTGCAAAAGATGATCGCATTCTTGAGTGAATCACCTTCGGACTGGATCAGGTCGCGCAGCACGGCGCGCTTGTCCCAATCCTTCTTGCCCGATTTCACCAGACGTTGGGTCACGGTCTTGGCCGTGGAGGAAGCCTTGGCGACCTCGATGCGCACGGGCGAATGCAAAAACTGTTCCGTCAGCTTGGTGATTTCCGGCGGCATGGTGGCCGAGAAAAACAAAGTCTGGCGGGTAAAGGGGATCAGCTTGCAGATACGTTCGATGTCCGGGATGAAACCCATATCGAGCATACGGTCGGCTTCATCAATGACGAGAATCTCGACGCCGGTAAGCAGAAGCTTGCCGCGTTCAAAATGATCGAGCATACGGCCCGGCGTTGCGATGAGAACATCCGCGCCGCGCTCAAGCTTGCGCTCCTGCTCCTCAAACGATACGCCGCCGATAAGCAGGGCCACGTTGAGGCGGTGATTGATACCATATTTGACGAAATTTTCTTCAACCTGCGCTGCCAGTTCGCGCGTTGGCTCAAGGATGAGCGTGCGCGGCATACGCGCCCGCGCCCGGCCCTTTTCCAGAAGCGTCAGCATCGGCAGAACGAACGAAGCCGTCTTGCCCGTTCCGGTCTGTGCAATTCCAAGCACATCCTTGCGCTCAAGCGCGGGCGGAATGGCCCCAGCCTGAATTGGAGTGGGCGCAGTGTATCCCGCTGCTTCTACAGCAGCGATCACTTTCGGGGAAAGACCGAGTTCGGCAAATGTCGTCAATGGAGGCGTAGCTCTCTGTTCGGAATAAGTTCCACCTGTCCTGTCATTGCGGCCGCGTTTTCGGGCGCAGGAGCCGAGGCAGTAAAGGCGTCTTTAACGCATGGAGCGTTATCTTGTAGCATCGCCTACGTCCAGAGCGTGCAAAAGTCAACCAAAATACCATCCACAGGGCTCAAATTGCTTTGTCCCATAGGCCTTTCCATCGCATCACCGAGGCAAATCCGGTGAAAATATTCAAGTCATACTGCACCAGATATTTAGTCCCGACATTTGAAATTCCTCAACGCGGACGCCTCGCAAATGACAGGAACTTCAAATCCACCACACCTAATGCCTGAATTGTTCTGTGAGAATTCGCTCATCCCAGGAATGATTTTTGTCGAACAGGATCGTAACCTGGCTGTTTGGCGCTTCGCGTACAGTAACGGACGTAACCGATTTGACTTCGTTATTATCCGCTACAGCATTGACAGGGCGTTTTTCTGTTTCGAGCAAATCCATTCTGACAGTCACATGTTTTGGCAGAAGTGCGCCGCCCCATCGGCGCGGGCGAAACGGGCTGACCGGCGTCAGCGCCAGCAAGGGCGCCTCCAGTGGCAGGATAGGCCCTTGCGCGGAAAGATTATAGGCCGTTGATCCGGCTGGCGTCGCCACCATCACACCATCGCATACCAGTTCCTGCAGGCGCACCTTGCCATCAATGGTGATGCGAATGCGGGCAGCCTGATAGGACTGGCGGAAAAGTGAAACTTCATTGATCGCCAACGCCTCGACAGGCGGCGCATCGTCGGTTTCCGCGACCATGACAAGCGGGCGGATCGTTTCCATCTGCGCGGCCAGAATGCGCTCGGGCAGGTTTTCGATCACGAACTCATTCATCAAAAAGCCGACAGAACCACGGTTCATGCCATAGATCGGCTTGCCCGTATTCATGAAATCGCGCAGTGCCTGAAGCATGGTGCCATCGCCTCCAAGAGCGACGATGATATCGGCGTCTTCCGCTGCAACATGGCCGTATCTTTCTACCAGATCTTTCTGGGCCGATAGCGATTCCTTTGTGCCAGATGAAACAAAATGAAGCGCAAGCGATGTGTCTTTCATGCTCTCAGGTCTCGTTTCTGGCAAATCTGCCGCTATTTTTTCCCGCCGCCTATTGGCTATCACATGCAAAACATGGTTGCCATAATCTCAACATGGTGATTTTTCATTTTACAGGCGCGGTATTTATGCTAATCGGGCGCCTGTGCCCTTATAGCTCAGTTGGTAGAGCACCTGATTTGTAATCAGGGGGTCGGGAGTTCGAGTCTCTCTGGGGGCACCACTTTTCGACAGATAGCGTATATAATCGGTCTTTTTACATTGGTATCGTCACCTCTATAATGAGAGGCGGCTTTTTAATCCCGCTCTCGATACCGTTTTCCGATATTGTCGTAATACGCAGCTTATAAATTATCACTCACTTTTACATTTACCGCTTATATTTGCATATGCTAAATTTCAAAAAATCGAATCTATAAAGTTTATAAGATGCCTATATTTAAAATAATTATCGCGACCACCACGCGCAACAGACCTAAGATGCTGATTAATCTCTATAAATCGCTGGGCGATTTAGAGATACCCTCTAATATTGATGTCGAATTCCTGATCGTAGAAAACAACAGGACCAGCACTTCTGAAAGCTGGCTTCATGAAATCCGTTCCAGCATTTCCCCGTCTGCGGTGGTTTATATTTTAGAAACAAGTATCGGTATTTCCTGCGCTCGCAATCGTGCGCTTGATTATGCCCAGGAAGCTGGCGCCGATTTTCTGGCCTTTGTGGACGATGATGAATTTGTCGAACCCGATTGGCTGAAGCAACTTTTCGCCGAGCAACAAAGGCGGGATCTCGATCTGGTCGGCTCTCCGGTGCGCCCTGTTCCCCAGAACAGCAAACTGAGCTTATGGCAAAGATTTGTCTGGTCCGGCGTGGAACGGAACGGCACGAGGGCCGAGGACCGGGCACGCAGGAAATGGCAGGAAAATAAAGCTGATACGATCAAGATAGCGACCGGAAGCTGGCTTGGAAGGATCGATTTCTTCCGCAGAACCGGCCTCAGATTCGATTCAAAACTTGGCCTGACCGGTGGGGAAGACTGGAACCTTTGGCTTGAAGCCAAGAAGCTCGGCGCAAAAACGGGCTGGGCGCCAGATGCAATCGTCTATGAAACCGTGCCTTATTGCAGGATCAGCTTTTCCTATCATTTCCGCCGGAACCGGGATCATAACGCAACAGAGTTTACGCTTCTGTATAGCAAAAGCCCCCGACGCGCGTGGATGCGGCTTCCCTCCCGCATTCTCAGTCGTGTATGGAAACTGCTAACCGCAATCCTCACCCTGCCATTCAAGGGGGGACAGGCTCTCATTTCGCTGGCGATGGCTTTGGGCGGAATTGTCGGGCTGGTCCAGGCCTGCTGCGGAAAACAGCAGCTTCATTATAAGGAAACAACCGGTTCTTAGGGCAGCTCCGACGATTCTGTTAAAACAGGGCGTCTAGTACCAGCCGACGGCAACCTGCGCTTCTTCGGACATACGGTCCGGTGTCCATGGCGGATCGAAGGTCATGGTGACCTCCACGAACGAAACGCCCTCCACGGCGCTGACCGCATTTTCCACCCAGCCCGGCATTTCGCCGGCGACCGGGCAGCCGGGAGCCGTCAGCGTCATTTCGATCTTGACCGTGCGGTCATCCTCAATATCGATCTTGTAGATGAGGCCGAGTTCGTAGATATCCGCCGGAATTTCCGGATCATAGACGGTCTTCAATGCGGCGATGATATCGTCCGTCATCCGCAGCAACTCATCCTGCGGAATTGCTGAAGCGGAAAACACGGCACTACCTTCAGCCGTTGCCGTTTCACTGGCAGGCCCGGTTTCAGCCTTGTCCTGAACTTTCTGTTCCATATCGGTCATCCGAAAAACTTCCTTGCCTTTTCCAAGGCTTCAGCCAATGCGTCTACTTCGGCGCGGGTATTATAAAGGGCAAAGGATGCACGGCATGTAGAGGTGACGCCAAAGCGTTTCAAGAGCGGTTGCGCACAATGCGTTCCCGCGCGCACCGCGACCCCCGCCCGATCGATCACCATCGACACGTCATGGGCATGAATGCCTTCAAGCGCGAAGGAGATGATTGCGCCCTTGTCCGGCGCATTGCCGAAAATGCGCAAGCTGTTGATCCGGCCGAGCCGTTCATGCGCATAATCACGCAAGTCTGCCTCGTGAGCCAGGATCGCATGACGCCCGATCTTTTCCATATATTCAAGCGCCGCACCCAGACCAATCGCCTGAACGATAGGCGGCGTGCCTGCTTCAAAGCGGTGTGGCGGATGATTGTAGGTGACGTTTTCCTCCGTCACTTCCTCGATCATTTCGCCCCCGCCCTGGAACGGGCGCATCTTTTCCAGCATTTGCGCGCGTCCATAAAGCACGCCGATGCCCGAAGGGCCATAGACTTTGTGGCCGGTAAAGACATACCAGTCACAGCCCAGATCCTGCACATCGACCGGCAGGTGCACTGCACCCTGACTGCCATCGACCAGAACCGGAACGCCGCGTGCATGGGCAAGCTCCACGATCTTCTTGATCGGGACCACCGTGCCGAGTGTATTCGACATATGCGTGATGGCAACGAGTTTGGTACGTTCGCTCAGGCGCTTCTCGAACTCTTCGATGTGGAAAACACCGTTATCGTCGACTGGTGTGAAAACCAGTTTCGCGCCCTGGCGTTCGCGTATGAAATGCCACGGCACGATGTTGGAATGATGCTCCATGATCGAGAGCAGGATTTCATCGCCCTCGCCGATGAACGGCATTCCATAGCCATAAGCGACGGTATTGATCGCCTCTGTCGCATTCTTGGTGAAGACGATCTCGTCCACAGAACCGGCATTGAGAAAACGTCGCACGGTTTCACGCGACTTCTCATAAGCGTCGGTGGCAGCGTTCGAGAGAAAATGCAAACCGCGATGAACATTGGCATATTCATTCGCGTAAGCATGAGTTACCGCGTCGATAACGCTTTGCGGCTTCTGTGCGGAAGCGCCGTTATCCAGATAAACGAGCGTTTTGCCGTGCACCTGCCGCGACAAAATCGGGAAATCCCTGCGTATGGCCTCGACATCATAGGCCATGGTGAGCGGATTCTTCTGATCCATGATCGTTCCTTCTGCCTTCCCGGCAGGAAAGGAGGAAGCGGGAAACTCCCGCCCCGTCCTGTTCAATCAGGCCCAATTCACTCAAGCATGAACGGCGAGCCAGTTGGAAAGAACCCCTTCGAGTGCTTCAACCAGCGTTTCGTCTTCCAGCTCCTCGATGATCTCGGCGATGAACGCCTTGATCAGCAGGCCGCGCGCTTCATTTTCGGGGATGCCACGGGCCATCAGATAAAAGAGATAGTCCCTGGACAGTTCCGCAACCGTCGCGCCATGGCCGCAGGCCACATCGTCCGCGAAGATTTCAAGTTCAGGCTTGGCATCAAACTCGCCTTCATCCGAAAGCAGAAGTGTGTTGCAGGCCATGCGGGCATCAGTCTTCTGGGCGATCTGGGCGACACGGATCATGCCCTGGAAAACGCCGCGTGCACGGTCTTTCACCACATTGCGCACAATCTCGGTGGAGCGGGTATTCTCCACCAAATGGCCCACGGTCATGGTGACGTCCGTATGGCTGTCATCGGCCAGAAGATTGAGGCCGCGAAGCTCAAAATCGGAATCCTCGCCCTCGACATTCACATGCACTTCCTGACGAACCAGCTTGCCGCCCGCATTGACGATGTAAAGCGTCAGCCTAGACCCCTTGCCGATTGTCACATTGAACTGCGAGAGCTGTGTTGCCTGGCCGAAATCGCGCAGAATCACCCAGATGATCTGCGCACCATCGCCGACCGTCACATGGTTGACGGATGTGGAGAAGGCATCCCCCTCACCGCCATTCTGGCGTTCGATGATCGTGCCCTTGACGTTGGCGCCGATGCGAACCGGAAACCGCGTATGCCCCTGCCCGGCATTCTGGATGTTCTGTATTTCGAGCGGCTCTTCCAGTTCCGTGTCATCGGCAATCGAAACCATCCAGCCGTCGCTGACATAGGCAGCGTTGATCTGGCCGATCGTATCGTCGAAGCCACGCGACCTAAGCTGCGAGACAAGCGAACCATCGGCAAGCGCCTCACGAACCGGCGTCAGCAAAACGCCTTTGGGGGCCTTGGCGGCAAGCGCGACACCATTGCTGGCGGCAATGATGGACGAACCGGCAATCAGCGCCGGCAGAGCCTGTGTTCCGGCAGATGTGTCGAATGCCGCAACGCCCTTCAGCAACGTGCGGAAATCGGTGTAATGCCAGCTTTCGATGCGGCGCGAGGGAAGCCCCTGAACCTTGAGGGCTTCAAGGGCCGTGTCGCGTGCGATCACGACATCGCCATTGCCGGGCAGATCGCCCATGCGCTCGGCAAAACTGTCGATCAGCACGCTTTCAGCCGGGGTGCGCGGCTTGGGTGCCGAAGTGGCCTGGATATTCATGATCCAACCCTCCTCAGGCGGCTTCGCCGATTACGTCGGCATAACCATTTTCTTCCAGATGCAGCGCGAGGCTCTTGTCGCCGGACTTGATGACCTGCCCCTTGTAGAGCACATGCACGCTGTCCGGGACGATATGTTCAAGCAGGCGCTGATAGTGCGTGATGACGATCACGGCGCGATCAGGCGAACGCAATGCGTTGACACCTTCCGAAACGATCTTCAGCGCATCGATATCGAGGCCGGAGTCGGTTTCGTCGAGAACGCAAAGGCTTGGCTCCAGAAGCTGCATTTGAAGAATTTCAGCGCGCTTCTTTTCACCGCCTGAGAAGCCAACGTTAAGCGGGCGCTTCAGCATATTCATATCGATGTTGAGGCCGCCGGCGGCGTCCTTCACCCGCTTGATGAATTCGGGGATATTCAGTTCCGGCTCGCCGCGCGCCTTGCGCTGGCTGTTCATCGCAACCTTCAGGAATTCCATCGTGGCAACGCCCGGAATTTCCATCGGATACTGGAACGCAAGGAAGATGCCCTTGGCAGCGCGTTCAGCCGGATCGAGTTCGAGGATCGACTCGCCATTATAGAGAATGTCACCTTCGGTGACCTCATAATCATCACGGCCAGCGAGAATATAGGAAAGCGTGGACTTGCCCGAACCGTTCGGACCCATGATCGCCGCCACTTCACCCTTGTTCACGGTGAGGTTCAGGCCGCGGATGATCTCGGTATCCGTATCGGCGATCTTTGCATGGAGGTTCTTGATCTCAAGCATAAATTTAAACCTTGCTCTAATGCCAGGAAAAGGCTGGCCAGAAAAATCGGAACGGTGAATACGGCTTTTAACCGACGCTGCCCTCAAGCGAGATGCCGATCAGCTTTTGCGCTTCGACGGCGAATTCCATCGGCAATTCCTGAATGACTTCCTTCACGAAGCCATTGACGATGAGGGCGATTGCCTCCTCTTCCGGGATACCGCGCTGCATCACATAGAAAAGCTGGTCTTCCGAAATCTTGGAGGTGGTCGCCTCGTGCTCGAATTGCGCGGTGGCGTTTTTCGCCTCGATATAGGGCACCGTATGCGCGCCGCAATCATTGCCGATCAGGAGCGAATCGCACTGGGTGAAGTTGCGGGCGTTCTCCGCCTTGCGATGGGCCGAAACCTGACCGCGATAGGTGTTGTTCGACTTGCCAGCCGAAATGCCCTTGGAGATGATGCGGCTCGACGTATTCTTGCCGAGATGGAGCATCTTGGTGCCGCTGTCGATCTGCTGATGACCGTTGGAAACGGCGATCGAATAAAACTCGCCGCGTGAATTGTCGCCGCGCAGAATGCAGGACGGATATTTCCAGGTGATTGCAGAGCCGGTTTCCACCTGCGTCCAGGAAATCTTGGAATTGTCACCACGGCAATCGCCGCGCTTGGTGACGAAATTATAGATACCGCCCTTGCCGTCCTTGTTGCCGGGGAACCAGTTCTGGACCGTCGAATATTTGATTTCGGCGTTTTCCATCGCAACCAGCTCGACAACCGCCGCGTGAAGCTGGTTCTCGTCGCGTTGCGGTGCGGTGCAGCCTTCCAGATAGGAAACGTAAGCGCCTTCATCGGCGATGATAAGCGTGCGCTCGAACTGGCCGGTGTTCTTCTCGTTGATACGGAAATAGGTCGAAAGCTCCATCGGGCAGCGAACGCCCTTGGGAACATAAACGAACGAACCGTCGGTGAAGACTGCTGAGTTCAGCGTTGCGTAATAATTATCCGATACCGGCACGACCGAGGCCAGATATTTCTGCACCAGTTCCGGGTGTTCCCGAATCGCTTCCGAAATCGAGCAGAAGATGACGCCCGCCTTCGACAGTTCTTCCTTGAAGGTGGTTACGACCGAAACACTGTCGAACACGGCATCCACCGCCACGCGGCCGGAAGCGTAAACATTATCGGCCGGATTGCCGTCGATCTCGCTCGGCTCACCCTGCTTGCGCACGCCAGCCAGAATTTCCTGTTCGCGAAGCGGAATGCCCAGCTTCTCATAGGTTTTGAGAAGTTCGGGATCCACCTCATCCAGCGACTTCGGGCCGGACTGGTTCTTGGGCGCCGAATAATAATAGGCGTCCTGAAAATCGATTTTCGGATAATCAACGCGCGCCCAGGTCGGCTCTTCCATGGTGAGCCAGCGTTCATAAGCCTTCAGGCGCCATTCCAGCATCCATTCCGGCTCGTTCTTCTTGGCGGAAATGAAGCGAATGATATCTTCGTTGAGGCCCTTCGGGGCCTTGTCTGCTTCGATCGTCGTTTCAAAGCCGTACTTATATTGGTCCACGTCAAGGCCGCGGACCTGATCGATGGTCTCCTGCACTGCAGGCATTGGCGTTCTCCATCCTCGTCGGGGTCAAGGCCCAACAGTTGCAAACGTCAAGGCGATGGTAGTCTTGATTACCGCCTCAATATAGTATGCGTGAAGCTTCTTTAAAACCTCTCTAAACTGAATTTCAAGCGCCGGATTTAAATTTGCCAATAAAATTCAAGAATTATTTATCAGAGAGGCTCAAACCGCGCCCAATTCGTGCTTCGTGCGCTGGTGACGCTCGACGATTTTGCGCAAGGCTTCAAGAAATCGATCCACTGTTTCCTCGCCCGCATCCGTTGCAAGCGAAACACGGATGGCTCCCGGCCCGTCTTCCTGCCCCATGGCAGCAAGAACATGGCTCGGCCCCACCTTGCCCGAAGAACAGGCCGACCCGGCCGAAAGCGCAATACCTGCAAGATCAAAAGCGATCTGCACCGTT
Protein-coding regions in this window:
- the sufB gene encoding Fe-S cluster assembly protein SufB — its product is MPAVQETIDQVRGLDVDQYKYGFETTIEADKAPKGLNEDIIRFISAKKNEPEWMLEWRLKAYERWLTMEEPTWARVDYPKIDFQDAYYYSAPKNQSGPKSLDEVDPELLKTYEKLGIPLREQEILAGVRKQGEPSEIDGNPADNVYASGRVAVDAVFDSVSVVTTFKEELSKAGVIFCSISEAIREHPELVQKYLASVVPVSDNYYATLNSAVFTDGSFVYVPKGVRCPMELSTYFRINEKNTGQFERTLIIADEGAYVSYLEGCTAPQRDENQLHAAVVELVAMENAEIKYSTVQNWFPGNKDGKGGIYNFVTKRGDCRGDNSKISWTQVETGSAITWKYPSCILRGDNSRGEFYSIAVSNGHQQIDSGTKMLHLGKNTSSRIISKGISAGKSNNTYRGQVSAHRKAENARNFTQCDSLLIGNDCGAHTVPYIEAKNATAQFEHEATTSKISEDQLFYVMQRGIPEEEAIALIVNGFVKEVIQELPMEFAVEAQKLIGISLEGSVG